From one Anopheles bellator chromosome 1, idAnoBellAS_SP24_06.2, whole genome shotgun sequence genomic stretch:
- the LOC131216159 gene encoding INO80 complex subunit E, protein MLEGWYCRTMQQAQKSELDADANEPLDNDSTGPDDDSDDEGSSKKEIDYRSLCKEMKKKLKILLYENAFFQHNLTVHQRRLLKITRDRSFLLDRLLEYDRPELSSSDSEATVSSDDSRVEVVQKKRKTDTSATTSNSASKASSVAQTKRGKKVQRKQPQPTTSQQFTGATNQEPVPKQSELLPMPHLSPSVLLDTAFIPGISKDNHVELMSQERQLTNEEIERHLQLRKEVLEVVPEGELPSEVFSTVPSSAMCDAPNDETVEPSRGNLVEDCFSVDLNLMNV, encoded by the exons ATGCTTGAAGGGTGGTACTGTCGAACAATGCAACAAGCGCAGAAAAGTGAATTAGACGCGGATGCTAATGAGCCGCTGGACAACGACAGCACCGGGCCTGATGATGACAGTGACGATGAAGGATccagcaaaaaagaaatagaTTATAGATCCTTATGtaaagaaatgaagaaaaaactgaaaattcTCCTCTAC GAAAATGCTTTCTTTCAACACAATCTAACTGTTCACCAAAGACGGTTGCTGAAGATTACACGCGATCGCTCGTTTCTATTGGATCGTTTGTTAGAATACGACCGGCCTGAGCTATCATCGTCAGACAGCGAAGCCACCGTTTCCTCAGATGATTCACGTGTGGAAGTAGTtcaaaagaaacggaaaaccgatACCAGTGCTACAACTAGTAATTCAGCGTCGAAAGCCTCGTCGGTAGCTCAAACCAAACGAGGCAAGAAAGTCCAGAGGAAACAACCACAGCCTACCACTTCTCAGCAGTTCACCGGGGCAACGAATCAGGAGCCCGTACCGAAGCAATCTGAATTGTTGCCAATGCCTCACTTATCGCCATCTGTCCTACTAGATACTGCATTCATTCCGGGCATTTCAAAAGATAATCATGTTGAACTGATGTCTCAAGAAAGACAATTGACCAACGAAGAAATTGAAAGGCATCTTCAGCTTCGCAAGGAAGTGCTAGAAGTTGTCCCAGAAGGGGAATTACCTAGTGAGGTGTTTAGTACCGTCCCATCTAGTGCGATGTGTGATGCACCCAACGACGAAACAGTTGAACCCTCCAGGGGGAATTTGGTGGAAGATTGCTTTTCGGTGGATCTTAATTTaatgaatgtttaa
- the LOC131215399 gene encoding pyruvate dehydrogenase phosphatase regulatory subunit, mitochondrial, with the protein MYRAIRNTQKSYSLFWRPPNLRCDGILADSSKKLGLVSVLHSSSPEQRCYSTGATTERWDSGLPSGFTNTPPKDARVVICGGGMAGAAVAYQLAQRGWGPHTVLIERGRIGEGNPRHFSGLLGELKPTHSQVLLAQTSLELIRDFDAKGLPTGWKKTGSLNLARTRDRMTMFRRMKSQSVSWNVECEIVTPEKCKELCPLIDISDIVGGLWIPNDGVGNPNAFCHSLVLESLDKGVTVAENCSVMRVNQRNGRVNAVETTKGTVECVYFVNCAGFWARQVGQMSEPYVKVPLHSAEHYYLHTKPIAGLGDQFPVVRDLDGHIYFRENDGCLLAGGFETMAKPAYEDGDIPMTTAERKLLPDWDHFHPLLEELLQRCPSLKDVPLDKLSNCPEAFSPDCKWIIGESPEIQNYLVAAGMKTVGMSAAGGVGRAIADIITQGYSTVDLHELDISRFLGLHNNRKFLRDRVREVPGLHYDLNYPFHEFRTGRNLRMSPIFPALKEAGAVFSQVMGYERPAWFDRKLSQDERGRPKFRIATTNGFGKPHWFDHVQSEYENCRERIGMSDYSTFTKIDLWSKEGEVVDLLQYLCSNDVDQPVGSIIHTGMHNRHGGYENDCSLARLSENHYMMIAPTVQQARCKAWIERHLPAGGRVSVSDVTSMFTAICIMGPFTRIMLSELTDTELSPKHFPFFTCKELDVGLANGIRALNLTHTGELGYVLYIPNEFALHVYTKLMEAGQKYGIRHCGYYAMRTLRVEKFFAFWGQDLDTFTTPLECGRMWRVKFDKGMDFIGKEALLQQREKGVERMYIQLLINDHDPDVDLWSWGGEPIYRDGVCCGQTTTTAYGFTFKKQICLGFVKNLHPSGRALTVTNEYVLSGDYEVEIAGIRYPAKANLHSPNLPTKYPDQEREAYKATRDKSDETNLLAYRPNN; encoded by the exons ATGTATCGTGCCATAAGGAATACGCAGAAGAGTTACTCATTGTTTTGGCGTCCTCCAAATTTACGATGTGACGGCATTCTTGCAGACAGCTCAAAAAAATTGGGCCTGGTCAGTGTGCTTCATAGTAGCTCCCCGGAGCAGCGCTGTTATTCGACCGGGGCTACGACGGAACGATGGGATTCTGGTCTTCCATCGGGCTTTACCAACACACCGCCGAAGGATGCCCGCGTTGTTATTTGTGGTGGCGGGATGGCCGGAGCCGCCGTTGCCTACCAACTTGCCCAGCGTGGCTGGGGACCCCATACGGTACTGATCGAGAGGGGACGAATAGGTGAAGGCAATCCACGGCACTTCAGTGGGCTGCTGGGTGAACTGAAACCGACCCACTCGCAAGTTCTGCTAGCGCAAACTTCCCTTGAGTTGATCCGTGATTTCGACGCAAAAGGCCTTCCGACGGGATGGAAAAAGACGGGTTCACTCAATCTGGCCCGGACTCGCGATCGAATGACCATGTTTCGTCGCATGAAATCTCAGAGCGT ATCATGGAATGTGGAATGCGAAATTGTTACCCCGGAAAAGTGCAAGGAACTTTGTCCACTGATAGACATCAGCGATATAGTAGGTGGTTTATGGATTCCCAATGACGGTGTCGGCAATCCAAACGCATTCTGCCACAGCCTGGTGCTGGAATCTCTAGATAAAGGGGTAACCGTTGCCGAGAATTGCTCCGTGATGAGGGTGAACCAAAGGAATGGTCGCGTCAACGCGGTTGAAACTACTAAGGGCACGGTGGAGTGCGTTTATTTTGTCAACTGCGCTGGCTTCTGGGCACGTCAGGTAGGGCAGATGTCGGAACCGTATGTAAAGGTACCTTTACATTCGGCGGAACACTACTATCTCCACACGAAACCGATCGCGGGACTCGGCGACCAGTTTCCGGTGGTGCGTGATCTAGATGGTCACATCTACTTTCGGGAGAATGATGGTTGCCTGCTAGCTGGAGGATTtgaaacaatggccaaacCTGCATACGAGGATGGAGACATACCGATGACAACGGCCGAACGAAAGCTCCTGCCCGATTGGGACCATTTCCATCCGTTGTTGGAAGAGCTACTGCAACGGTGCCCGTCTTTAAAGGACGTTCCTTTGGACAAGCTATCGAACTGCCCGGAAGCCTTTTCGCCGGATTGTAAATGGATTATTGGTGAATCGCCTGAG ATTCAAAACTATTTGGTTGCTGCAGGAATGAAAACGGTTGGAATGTCCGCTGCGGGCGGTGTTGGGCGAGCTATTGCAGACATAATAACACAAG GCTATTCCACTGTGGACCTACATGAGCTTGACATATCCAGATTCTTGGGGCTGcacaataatcgaaaatttCTCCGTGATCGCGTGCGTGAAGTGCCAGGACTGCATTACGATTTAAATTATCCCTTTCACGAGTTTCGCACTGGACGCAACCTTCGGATGTCGCCTATCTTTCCGGCACTAAAGGAGGCAGGGGCAGTCTTCAGCCAAGTAATGGGATACGAACGGCCGGCCTGGTTCGACAGAAAGCTTTCTCAGGATGAAAGAGGCAGACCAAAGTTCCGAATTGCTACTACGAATGGTTTTGGCAAGCCGCACTGGTTTGACCACGTCCAGAGCGAGTATGAAAACTGCCGCGAACGAATCGGAATGAGCGACTATAGTACCTTTACGAAAATTGATCTGTGGTCGAAAGAAGGCGAAGTGGTCGACTTGCTGCAGTACCTCTGCTCGAACGACGTTGACCAACCGGTCGGGTCTATCATTCACACGGGAATGCACAATCGCCATGGCGGATATGAGAATGATTGCTCATTGGCAAGATTGTCGGAAAATCA CTACATGATGATCGCTCCAACCGTTCAGCAGGCGCGATGTAAAGCATGGATCGAGCGTCATTTACCAGCCGGAGGGCGGGTTAGTGTATCGGATGTAACTTCCATGTTTACCGCAATTTGCATTATGGGACCATTCACACGTATCATGTTATCTGAACTCACCGATACTGAGCTCTCACCGAAGCATTTCCCATTCTTCACCTGCAAG GAATTGGACGTTGGCTTAGCCAATGGAATCCGCGCTTTAAATCTTACACATACCGGGGAACTGGGGTACGTGTTGTACATACCGAATGAATTCGCGCTGCACGTTTACACGAAGCTCATGGAAGCCGGACAAAAGTATGGTATCCGACACTGCGGTTATTATGCGATGCGAACGCTTcgtgtggaaaagtttttcgctttctgGGGTCAGGATCTTGACACCTTTACCACACCCTTGGAGTGTGGCCGCATGTGGCGCGTGAAATTCGAT AAAGGGATGGACTTTATCGGGAAGGAAGCattgctgcagcagcgcgAGAAAGGCGTCGAAAGAATGTACATACAACTTCTAATCAATGATCACGACCCAGACGTAGATTTGTGGTCCTGGGGTGGTGAGCCAATTTACCGCGACGGTGTGTGCTGCGGCCAAACAACAACTACGGCGTATGGTTTTACGTTCAAAAAACAG ATATGCCTCGGATTTGTAAAGAATTTACACCCAAGTGGTCGAGCGCTCACTGTTACCAATGAGTACGTCCTCAGTGGTGACTATGAGGTGGAAATTGCTGGCATCCGGTATCCGGCAAAGGCGAATCTTCACTCACCGAATCTGCCCACAAAGTACCCGGATCAGGAACGGGAAGCGTACAAAGCTACACGCGACAAAAGCGATGAAACCAATTTGCTAGCGTATAGACCGAATAATTAg